From the genome of Rhodopirellula bahusiensis:
CGTGCCGTTCCCGTAGTCCATCGTCCATCCCCACTTGAAGGCTTGCACGCCAACGTCGTAGGAACCTTCGGGCGGAGTCCGCATGTCCAGGAACGAGATCGAACCTTGGACGAACATCCAAACCAACAACACGGAAGGACCAATCGACCAGGTCAACTCCAACGTGGTGTGGTGCGAAATCTGGCTTTCCGCCTTGGTTCCGCGAGCTTTGATGTATTTGAAAAGGCACCAAACCATGAACGCCATCATCGGCACGAAGAATGCCAAGCTGATGTAGAGGATCAGGTCATAAACCCAATCGACTTCTTCGGCGAACGATGAACCTTGGATTGGAAACCAAAAGTCCGCGTTCTTGTCAGCCAACAAAGTTGGAAACGTCATGGCGAGCGATTCGATTGCAGGAAACATTTGAGTGAATGATTTTCAGGTCGCAGTGGATTCGGTTGTTTGGTCTCGCGAAAGTCGCAAGCGATGGTCAGTCGGCATTCCCAGATAAATGCCACTGCGTTGGTTTCAATGGTGCATGGTCCGATGCGTCATCAGGCCCCGCGGTTGAGTCGTCAGTGTCGTCCGGAGCCGATTTCGATGGTGAACCCTTCCGGCCCAGCCAGTAAGGCAACAACGCGAGTCCGAGCAACGTGATCGTGATCAGGCCGCCAGCTCGCATCATCTTCCAAGCTTGTGGCACATAGCTGTTCTCGTTCGGGTCGTAGCTGTAACACCACAGCACGAACTGATCGACGATGTCGCCCACATTGCCTTGGCCAGCCTCGACCAACGCCAACTTCATCTGATCCGGTGGGAAAGCAACGCCCAGCGAGTAACGCGTGATCACACCATCGGGCGAGACAAATGCCAGCATCGCCGGGTGAGCGTACTCTTTAGTGCGTGAGTTGTACTTGTACGAGAATCCAACTTCCTTGGCCAAACGTTCGACGTTGGCTTTGGTCGTCCGAGTGAATGACCAGCCCTCGTCTGCCTTCTCATGCGAAGGAACTTGTTCGACGTATCGCTTTTTCGTATCGCGGAGTCGTTGGTCGGTCTCGGTTGGATCAATGCTGACGCTGAGCAACTGAAAATCTTCGCCGATCTTCAGGTCGTCCATTTTGTCGAGTGACTGAGCAAGCTGGTTCAGCTGCACGTTGCAGAGCATCGGGCAGTTGCTGTAGTTCAGCGTCAAAATCAACGATCGTTCGCCGTCGAGGTAGTGACTCAGCGTGAACTTGCGTCCCTTCGAATCGACCAGCTTCATGTCGCCGGGCAAATTATTCCCAAGTCGCTGCTCGACGGTGACGTCTTCAACACCCTTCGGCACGCCGTCATTGAGAAGAACCGGTGCGCCCTGATCGATCGATCCGGTGCTCGGCTGAGCG
Proteins encoded in this window:
- a CDS encoding SCO family protein encodes the protein MNTTSSRRMTNRLPMASWMVAAGVLVFAASAGSPVCAQPSTGSIDQGAPVLLNDGVPKGVEDVTVEQRLGNNLPGDMKLVDSKGRKFTLSHYLDGERSLILTLNYSNCPMLCNVQLNQLAQSLDKMDDLKIGEDFQLLSVSIDPTETDQRLRDTKKRYVEQVPSHEKADEGWSFTRTTKANVERLAKEVGFSYKYNSRTKEYAHPAMLAFVSPDGVITRYSLGVAFPPDQMKLALVEAGQGNVGDIVDQFVLWCYSYDPNENSYVPQAWKMMRAGGLITITLLGLALLPYWLGRKGSPSKSAPDDTDDSTAGPDDASDHAPLKPTQWHLSGNAD